The Atlantibacter hermannii genomic interval ATGGCGGAAACGGCCTCGCATTTTCCTACCGCGTCGTGTTCAACCACCCGGTAACGTGCGTGATGTTTATTGAGTAAATCGATGATTTGCTGATGAACGGCATAACCTTTATCGTGCGGCATTGTTGATCCCTCAGAAATTAAATAGCCCGCTAAGTGCGCATTTCACCATACTGGCGGCCTGTGGACTTTGCAATGCTGAACAGTTAAACCAAAAATTCAGCGCACTATGTGACGAACTCTGATTATCCCGTCGGAGACTGGTCAGTTCTGCTGAGCTTTGCCAGGCTTATAGCGTACTTTCACTGGGAGGACTTACGATGGGTTTATTTGATTTTGTAAAAGAAGCGGGTGAAAAACTCTGGGATTCCCTGAAGGGGGATGAGGGCGATCAGGGTGTAAAAGTTGAGGAACACCTCAAGAAAACCGGCGTACCCGGCGCGGATAAAGTCAGCGTCAAAGTGGAGAACGGCAAGGCGGTGGTGAGTGGCGATGGCCTGACCCAGGAGCAAAAGGAGAAAATCCAGGTTGCGGTGGGTAACGTAAAAGGCATCGCCAGCGTCGAGAATAACGTGACCGCCAGCGATGCACGTGAAGAAGCCACTTATTACACCGTTAAATCGGGGGATACGCTAAGCGCTATTTCCAAACAGGTTTATGGCGACGCGAATAAGTACAATGCGATTTTCGAAGCCAATAAACCGATGCTGACCCATCCCGATAAAATTTATCCTGGTCAGGTGCTGATTATTCCTAAGCAGAATGCATAACGGGAAATAAAAAGCCCGGCTGCTACTGGCCGGGCTGGCTATTTAATAAGACGTTACGCTTCGGCGTTTTGCTTATGAAGCAAAGGGCGGAATAATAACTATCTGTAAAAACTGAAGAAAATCCTTTCCCCAAAATCCCCCCAACAGATTTCCCCAAAACGCTACGCGAAAAATAAACTGTTCGCAGTACATTACCTATGTATTTTTCACGTAGCTAAATGACTAATTTTTTCCAGTCAAGGCCGCGATCATCTCGATACTGTTCACTCATGGCATCAGTGCTATGCCCCAAAAGTGTTTTAACGTCTACCCCTTGCTCCTTATAAAGACGTGAAGCAAGCGAACGTTGTTCGTGAAAGGATGGCGGCGTGTTACCGTTGGGCCAGTTGATCCTGGCTTCGTTCCTTGCCTCCATAAACATACGTGTAATAGTTCCCTCAGTAACAGGATCACCGGCATCGATGGTTGAATGCTTTCTGACGTGATGCAGCAGGTAAGGGCTTACGACGCGATCTCTACATCTCGCTATTACCTCAGAAAGAGCCATACCTATTGCCTCGCAGCGTAAAGTTAATGGTAAAGCTATTTTTGCACCGGTCTTGTTTTGTTTTATGTGTAAATACCCATCCCAAATATCAGAAAATTTAAGGTCGACAAGGTCTCCCCTTCGCTGACCAGTTAGTAAGGCAAGAAGCATAGAATTTTGCAAGCAAGGGGAATATCTTTCAGCTGTCTTATATATTATTTTCCATTGTTCCAGAGTCATTCGGCTGCGCTGAACTTTAGCTGTCGGGTTTTTAACAGCAAGGGCAGGGTTATAACCTGGGGGCACTTCTCCCGCATGTTGAGCTTCTTTAAATACATCTATTAAAACTGCTCTCATCAATTGCCCCATACGAGCTTTTCCGCTTGATTTATATTCATCAATAATCGTTGCTATAATTTTTGTGTCAACGTCAACCAGACGTAAATGTGACGCTCTCTTTTCAAAGATTAATGCGCATGATTTACGACTTTTAAGTGTGCTGACAGATAGTTCTTTATTGTCGACTCTTTCTTGTTGGATTTCGTTATATCGTTTGATCCAGCTATTAACTCTAATTCCCGGCTCTTTCTTCGTGTTTGCTTTTATTGCCATATCAATAAGCGCGTAGGACTGCTGCGTTTCTTGTTCAGCAATAATCCTGTTCATTTCCATTGCTGCGGCCTTCGCAGCGTCAGCATCCAGCCCGAACCCGACGAAAACGCCAGTGACCGGGTGTCTATACTGCCAGTAGATTTTTGAGGTTCTTTTATCTAGCTTGCAGTATAGGTTAGGTATATCAATATTGTGTTTTCTGGGACGGGCAGCCATTGAGTGCTTTCTCCACTAACTGGCGGGCCTGATCTGAAATACCTGAGGTTATCTCAACCCTGCCTACCAAACCTATAAACCGAGCATCTTCGTCTACAACCCACCGGCGGCCCTGCTTTATGGCTGGCGGGTAGGTTTGCCTGGTCTTGGCGATCTTATGTAGTGCCGCGCGACTGATCGGCTCTTTAAAACCGTTAGGGCCAGATGCCCATTCATTGATAGCAACAAGCTGTCCCATTGTTACCTCTCCACTTCACCGGCTGCACCCGGTCACTCTTTAAAGATACAGGTCCCGCAACCATTGCGGGCCCAGTCAAAACAAATACCGCATCGATTTACTTTTTTACTTCCTGCGCCTCCTGCTGGGGTGCTGCTGCGAAATGTTCAACACCTTTTGCCCATATTTCTTTGATGCTTGTCCAACTGACAGGCACTGTAATTTCAATTCGCCCGCTTCCGTCGCATGTTTCGCATTCATCATCGCCAAAGCACTCTGGGCAGCTTATGAACTTGGTTTCTGAAAACTCACCGGATAGCGCACCCTTTGCGCCATTCTCTGCCGTCAGCTTGCTCGGCACCAGTGCATAACCATCAGGTACCGCCTGCTGCATAATTTCTCATACTCAGCAATCTGCGGGTCATACGGCAACTCATCACGCTGCTCTGTCGGCCCAACGGCGGCGCGGTACTGCTGTAGCTCGCGGGCAATAGCCTCTGCTTCTGATGCGGGGATCATCACGTTGGCATCCTGACCATACGTTTCACGCCATGATTTGATTGTGTCCAGGCGCTCATCTGAGACGAGTTCGTTGATTGCACTCATTTATCACCACCCTTCTTCATCTTCTTCTTCTTCCCAGCGTTGGCGCTCAGCATCAATGCAGGGTTTACACACTTCATAAACGCGACCACAACTGCCCTCTTCTATATCCCGATGAGGGTAGAGATGATCCGCTTGTTTCTTGCACCAATCGCACCTACCCGAATAGTCGGCTTTACGGGATTCACGAAGATATTCATCGAGGCATTCCTGGCACATATCGATGTATT includes:
- a CDS encoding prophage lambda integrase; amino-acid sequence: MAARPRKHNIDIPNLYCKLDKRTSKIYWQYRHPVTGVFVGFGLDADAAKAAAMEMNRIIAEQETQQSYALIDMAIKANTKKEPGIRVNSWIKRYNEIQQERVDNKELSVSTLKSRKSCALIFEKRASHLRLVDVDTKIIATIIDEYKSSGKARMGQLMRAVLIDVFKEAQHAGEVPPGYNPALAVKNPTAKVQRSRMTLEQWKIIYKTAERYSPCLQNSMLLALLTGQRRGDLVDLKFSDIWDGYLHIKQNKTGAKIALPLTLRCEAIGMALSEVIARCRDRVVSPYLLHHVRKHSTIDAGDPVTEGTITRMFMEARNEARINWPNGNTPPSFHEQRSLASRLYKEQGVDVKTLLGHSTDAMSEQYRDDRGLDWKKLVI
- a CDS encoding putative DnaJ-class molecular chaperone with C-terminal Zn finger domain translates to MQQAVPDGYALVPSKLTAENGAKGALSGEFSETKFISCPECFGDDECETCDGSGRIEITVPVSWTSIKEIWAKGVEHFAAAPQQEAQEVKK
- the ygaU gene encoding putative peptidoglycan-binding protein, coding for MGLFDFVKEAGEKLWDSLKGDEGDQGVKVEEHLKKTGVPGADKVSVKVENGKAVVSGDGLTQEQKEKIQVAVGNVKGIASVENNVTASDAREEATYYTVKSGDTLSAISKQVYGDANKYNAIFEANKPMLTHPDKIYPGQVLIIPKQNA
- a CDS encoding phage excisionase, with the protein product MGQLVAINEWASGPNGFKEPISRAALHKIAKTRQTYPPAIKQGRRWVVDEDARFIGLVGRVEITSGISDQARQLVEKALNGCPSQKTQY
- a CDS encoding Valyl-tRNA synthetase, giving the protein MSAINELVSDERLDTIKSWRETYGQDANVMIPASEAEAIARELQQYRAAVGPTEQRDELPYDPQIAEYEKLCSRRYLMVMHWCRAS